A single window of Malus sylvestris chromosome 5, drMalSylv7.2, whole genome shotgun sequence DNA harbors:
- the LOC126623234 gene encoding dirigent protein 23-like, whose amino-acid sequence MANAAVTVMLMLIMAVVAETTEGAQSSSTQPKWAKKLKTRKKTTSETVTNLQFYFHDTVSGKNPSAVRVAQAPETEKSLTLFGALLMADDPLTETPDPKSKLVGRAQGMYGSSGQQEFGLTMAMCFAFCDGMYNGSSISIFGKNSAMNPVREMPVVAGTGVFRLARGYAIAKTHWFNTMGDAIVGYNVTLIH is encoded by the coding sequence atggcAAACGCAGCCGTGACTGTGATGCTCATGCTCATCATGGCCGTCGTAGCTGAAACCACCGAAGGAGCTCAGAGCAGCTCCACACAACCCAAGTGGGCCAAGAAGCTCAAGACAAGGAAGAAAACGACGTCGGAGACAGTGACCAACCTCCAATTCTACTTCCACGACACAGTCAGTGGGAAGAACCCAAGTGCCGTCCGTGTAGCGCAAGCCCCAGAGACCGAGAAGTCCCTCACCCTTTTCGGAGCTCTGCTCATGGCAGACGACCCGCTAACCGAAACGCCTGACCCGAAGTCCAAGCTCGTGGGCCGGGCGCAGGGGATGTACGGGTCATCCGGGCAGCAAGAGTTTGGGCTTACTATGGCCATGTGCTTCGCGTTCTGTGATGGCATGTACAATGGGAGCTCGATCAGTATTTTTGGTAAGAACTCGGCTATGAATCCGGTTCGGGAGATGCCGGTAGTGGCCGGAACCGGCGTTTTCCGGTTGGCGAGGGGTTATGCGATTGCCAAGACGCATTGGTTTAATACTATGGGTGATGCAATTGTTGGATACAATGTCACTCTAATTCACTAG